GCAGAAGCGGAAACGTCGGCCCGACGTCGCCTCCCTGATTCCAGCCTGACCTCAGTTCATCTTCGCCGACACGAGCCGCTCGCAGACGCGACTCGACATGTCGGTCGGGCTGTCAGCCATCCGCTCGTCTTCGTACGTGCCGACCATTGAACAGGCCATCAGGTGGACGTCTACCATACCAATCGATATACCATCCTTATCACCAACCATCAGACCAATCACAGTTTGTCCCTGTAGACCGTATGTAGTAACGTGTACAGTTGGAACCGCCATGCCATCTATCGAACCATCACGCAGTCATACCGATAGAGCAAGTGCCTGATGTACTGGTAGACCCACCCAAATACGTATCAATAGACCGTCCATCACACCAGTAGGCGGTTACGCCTCTAGTCCACTTCATATACCGTCCACCATACTGTCTGCTGGACCGTCTAGTAGACAGTCTACCGGACGCCCATCAGATTCCCGATCCGCGCCTCTTCTATGTCATTAACTTCTTTATTTGCAAGAACTAAGCCACTTCATCTCAGCTACTGACCGGCTTGCTACAGAGCTTCCACGAAGGCCCAGCTATTGCGCAACGCAGAACGGTGTGTATAATGGCTATGGCCGACTTCGGTCTGGGCTGGCGGTTGCCGCTCGTACCGGACCACAATCTGCAGATCGAGCTGAAAGGAGAACACAGATGCCGGACAAGATGAGGCGTTTCACGAGTTGGAGTACGAAGTATAATACCGAGCGCATCAAAGCCACGCTCGACGATATGCGGCCCGACATGCAGTCGCGATATCAGGCAGCAATGACTCGCATGTTCGCCAACGACATGAAGGTCAAACAGGTACTGAACGGCAAAGGGGTAAGCACCATCCTCTACGTCCCCTACCTGAGCTTCGGCCGGCAGCTCTGGAAGCTCTCGCGCGAGCAGGACATAGCGGGCGACAGCCTCGAGCTTGCAGCCCAGGCGCTGCGCCTGAAATGGAAGGCCCGTGGCCTCGACGAAGACGTGCTGCTGGCGGTCCAGAAGGAAGTCTGCAGCATCCAGCCCGAGCCCTAGCGCCGCCCGCGCATCAACAGGGACGTGACCCAATTCCGCTAGGGAATTGGGATCGTGTCCCAGGTCCCACCCGGAGCCCGCAAAGCCGGCTTGACCGCACTTACTGTTGAAGCTATATTGATACGGCAGACATGATGTGAACCATGAGCAGAGTGGATGACACGGTCAAGTTGATAAGGGAGTTACCCGACGAACTCCAGACCGACGTGGCGGACTTCGCGCGGTTCTTGAAGGAATCCAGAGCCCGACCGATGCGCACCAGATTCCGGCTCGACTGGGCCGGCGCGGGCCGTCACTTGAAGGACAGGTTCACGTCGGTCGAGCTTCAGCACAAGGCTCTCGACTGTGGTCGGATGGCATACCTGATCGACAGTAACCGGCACTAGATTGGCGCGAGGCAAATCATGAAGACTATCGAGGAAGTAATCAAGAAGACCGCCGAGTTGCCCGAGGAATTGCAGCGGGAAGTCGCCGATTTCGTGGAGTTCTTGAGCCAGAGACGCTCGCGTCCGCGCCGCAAGAAACTGCGTCTGGACTGGGCTGGTGGCTTGAAAGATCTGCGCGAGAAGTACACCTCGGTAGAACTCCAACACAAAGCCTCCGAATGGCGGGCGAACGATGCTCTTGGTCGACGCTAACGTCTGGCTTGAGTTGCTCCTGGAACAGGAACGGGCGGAGCAAGTCCGTGACCTCCTGCGTACGGTTCCCTTGGCCGAGCTCGCAATAACTGACTTCGCTCTGCACTCGGTCGGGATAATCCTGGCCCGCAACAAGGAGGATGGCCTTTTTGTCAGGTTCATCTCCGACCTGCTGTTGGACACGGATGTGCGCTACTTGAGCCTCGACTATGCTGA
The DNA window shown above is from candidate division WOR-3 bacterium and carries:
- a CDS encoding DUF2281 domain-containing protein — protein: MSRVDDTVKLIRELPDELQTDVADFARFLKESRARPMRTRFRLDWAGAGRHLKDRFTSVELQHKALDCGRMAYLIDSNRH
- a CDS encoding DUF2281 domain-containing protein; this encodes MKTIEEVIKKTAELPEELQREVADFVEFLSQRRSRPRRKKLRLDWAGGLKDLREKYTSVELQHKASEWRANDALGRR
- a CDS encoding PIN domain-containing protein, which encodes MLLVDANVWLELLLEQERAEQVRDLLRTVPLAELAITDFALHSVGIILARNKEDGLFVRFISDLLLDTDVRYLSLDYADLMTVAETRDRLHLDFDDAYQYVAAEKYDLTLVSLDADFDRTERGRKTPAEILGEPPVARDRPPRKPARRRNRKP